From Camelina sativa cultivar DH55 chromosome 7, Cs, whole genome shotgun sequence, one genomic window encodes:
- the LOC104701298 gene encoding uncharacterized protein LOC104701298, whose amino-acid sequence MDDTISNPSMEPLLFSIDTMSGTQQKLKLLVDNGDYGFERGPRYGEYARLRESKLRMKRDFEKILKEEQIRFGLREDDEIRVLPEKKTTRFGFNPSLNQRKAATTSSSSSLAQSVPDFSVMIRKENRRPVNSNLLPRRTELTPPPVKSRNAAVFAGSALRGSVSASAGEKKGIGMMMRKSYATVEDLKKVSMAAASAINGGGGGGRKSIGGGGRKSIGGGGRTILGYRQIY is encoded by the coding sequence ATGGACGACACAATCTCAAACCCTAGTATGGAACCTCTGTTGTTTTCTATCGATACAATGTCCGGAACGCAACAAAAACTCAAGCTTTTGGTTGATAACGGCGATTACGGATTCGAGAGAGGACCTAGGTACGGAGAGTACGCGAGGCTACGAGAATCGAAGCTTCGGATGAAACGAGACTTCGAGAAGATTCTGAAAGAAGAGCAAATTAGATTTGGGTTAAGAGAAGATGACGAAATCAGGGTTTTgccggagaagaagacgacgaggtTTGGGTTTAATCCGAGTTTGAATCAGAGGAAAGCAGCAACgacgtcgtcgtcttcttcgttgGCTCAATCGGTTCCTGATTTCTCTGTTATGATTCGTAAAGAGAATCGTAGACCGGTTAATTCGAATTTGCTTCCTCGGAGAACAGAGCTTACTCCACCGCCGGTTAAGAGTCGAAACGCCGCCGTTTTCGCCGGATCTGCGTTGAGAGGAAGTGTCTCAGCGAGTGCTGGTGAGAAGAAAGGTATTGGGATGATGATGCGTAAAAGCTACGCGACTGTTGAAGATCTTAAGAAAGTTTCCATGGCTGCTGCTTCTGCCATTaacggcggcggcggaggaggaaggaAATCGATTGGCGGCGGAGGAAGGAAATCaattggtggtggtggtcggaCTATTCTAGGTTACAGACAAATTTACTGA
- the LOC104701299 gene encoding uncharacterized protein LOC104701299, whose product MTGELQETTAPCAAITEKRPSRLGGCVGVFFQLFDWNRRFAKKKLFSRKTLLPGKQVSKRFGGNDKILKSKLNLIDDENRGSFPNRNEVGEIKKHDMRSPSLVARLMGLESMPSNHRDKGKSKKKLKIQDNDRCDLFGGLGEDDEEEENGFDKLRPQKMQRTAGVCDRRVAVKKFGSEALQIKNVLTRVRKHHQYNNSSHHQHQKLASPVRSPRLNRRSSRLIDAATRILEPGKRNAKCAIAYPGSSGVRRCDNAAKELAEVVVLPEFQRGYYNNSVASCKACGSSLVDVNGSSSVAEETVKNMPCVSESSPFQRSKRNVFWRNEESSSVSLPAKDNTLHRSRYDFSGKVLQRERFPPEARCFTLQSKRGCSLPANAINCKEKDFIAMSRASPSRNHHSDLKLQKKFAEESCNRSGLSSPARKRRLACDSGHERGSSFMSPLQRRSDGESSCACSNVPNGSNETAFSPLKPGCSPRRNYSQGCRSNERKRVPHQMGERSPRTLFTRPHLDVGTLGMIQQKLKDLASQEDDDNAVGGSALPNKPASLILHELLSSLALEQRYNRDIDMPYADTAYRRKCKTTYSEYTSPGSVLDASFSNESCFSNSFDNISVPGQMRLPLEVTEPDWDILEDSATSFKNSESGSNYQVLANLVSHISNVLRCLSNTGLILTQQRFTVAREVIIHTELLVGTTTTQEYIIGPELFDELMIYAARSDHLVNLPGLTGGFLVDAMIEHLETRNISCGGLKPLIAKPDELIRSVLEEVPKWGSLARISTDDVIGIEMEKWMDVETHLFGVESEIAYEILKCLVGELTTDLF is encoded by the exons ATGACGGGTGAGTTACAGGAGACCACGGCGCCGTGTGCGGCCATAACTGAGAAACGGCCTAGTCGTCTCGGTGGCTGCGTCGGTGTTTTCTTTCAGCTCTTTGATTGGAACCGAAGATTTGCTAAAAAGAAGCTCTTCTCTCGCAAAACCCTCCTTCCTg GGAAACAAGTTTCCAAGCGGTTTGGAGGCAATGACAAAATACTCAAATCTAAGCTAAATCTG ATTGATGATGAGAACAGAGGAAGTTTTCCAAATCGGAATGAAGTTGGGGAGATTAAAAAGCATGATATGAGATCTCCTAGTTTAGTAGCACGTTTAATGGGGCTTGAATCAATGCCATCTAATCATAGAGACAAAGGGAAGAGtaagaagaaactgaagattCAAGATAACGATAGATGTGATTTGTTTGGTGGGttaggagaagatgatgaagaagaagagaatggttTTGATAAGTTAAGACCACAAAAGATGCAAAGAACAGCAGGAGTTTGTGATAGGCGTGTTGCGGTTAAGAAGTTTGGTTCTGAAGCGTTGCAGATTAAGAACGTTTTGACTCGAGTTAGGAAACATCATCAGTATAATAATAGCAGTCATCATCAGCATCAGAAACTTGCTTCACCTGTTAGAAGCCCGAGGCTTAATAGGAGGAGTTCTAGGTTAATTGATGCTGCTACTAGGATTTTGGAACCTGGGAAGAGAAATGCCAAATGCGCTATTGCTTATCCTGGTTCTTCAGGTGTTAGAAGATGTGACAATGCAGCGAAAGAACTagctgaagttgttgttttaCCTGAGTTTCAACGTGGTTATTATAACAATAGTGTTGCTTCTTGTAAAGCATGTGGTAGCAGTTTGGTTGATGTGAATGGTTCAAGTTCTGTAGCTGAAGAAACAGTAAAGAACATGCCATGTGTGTCTGAATCATCTCCTTTTCAACGGAGTAAAAGAAATGTGTTTTGGAGAAATGAAGAATCATCATCTGTCTCTCTTCCTGCTAAAGACAATACACTACACCGCTCCCGATATGATTTCAGTGGGAAGGTGTTGCAGAGGGAAAGGTTTCCTCCAGAAGCTAGATGTTTTACCTTACAAAGCAAAAGAGGTTGTTCTTTACCTGCAAATGCAATAAACTGTAAAGAGAAGGACTTTATAGCCATGAGTAGAGCTTCACCTAGTAGGAATCATCACTCTGATTTGAAGCTCCAGAAAAAATTTGCTGAGGAGTCTTGTAATAGATCAGGATTAAGTAGTCCAGCGCGGAAGAGAAGACTAGCTTGCGATAGTGGTCACGAACGAGGAAGTAGCTTTATGAGTCCATTGCAGAGAAGATCAGATGGTGAGAGCTCTTGTGCATGTAGTAATGTCCCCAACGGTAGCAATGAAACAGCATTTTCTCCATTGAAACCTGGTTGTTCCCCTCGTAGAAACTATAGCCAAGGATGTAGAAGCAATGAGAGGAAACGTGTTCCACATCAGATGGGGGAAAGAAGTCCAAGAACATTGTTTACGAGGCCACATCTTGATGTAGGTACTCTGGGGATGATTCAGCAAAAGTTGAAAGACTTGGCTTctcaagaagatgatgataatgcTGTGGGAGGAAGTGCTTTGCCCAATAAACCAGCATCTTTGATCCTCCATGAATTGCTATCTTCTTTAGCTTTGGAGCAGCGGTATAATAGAGATATCGATATGCCTTACGCAGACACAGCATATCGG AGGAAATGCAAAACAACATACAGTGAATACACGAGCCCAGGTTCTGTACTTGATGCATCTTTCTCCAATGAGAGTTGCTTTTCTAATAGTTTTGACAATATCTCAG TTCCAGGACAGATGAGGCTACCTCTAGAGGTTACAGAACCTGATTGGGACATTCTTGAAGACTCTGCGACTTCATTCAAGAACTCAGAAAGCGGTAGTAATTATCAAGTGCTCGCCAATCTTGTCAGCCATATCTCAAACGTCCTGCGCTGTTTAAGCAACACGGGTCTCATTCTAACGCAGCAGAGATTCACAGTTGCAAGAGAAGTCATAATCCACACTGAGCTATTGGTTGGTACTACAACTACACAAGAATACATCATCGGTCCAGAACTCTTCGATGAACTCATGATCTACGCAGCTCGTTCTGATCATCTAGTCAATCTCCCTGGACTAACCGGAGGGTTCCTTGTGGATGCTATGATTGAACACTTGGAAACAAGAAACATTTCTTGTGGAGGATTAAAGCCTTTGATTGCTAAACCTGACGAGTTGATACGTAGTGTTCTTGAAGAAGTTCCAAAGTGGGGAAGTTTGGCTCGGATTAGTACGGATGACGTTATTGGTATCGAGATGGAGAAATGGATGGATGTTGAAACCCATTTATTTGGAGTCGAATCAGAGATTGCTTATGAAATACTTAAGTGTTTGGTGGGAGAGTTAACAACTGATCTCTTCTAG